A genomic segment from Paenibacillus sp. FSL K6-1096 encodes:
- the adhE gene encoding bifunctional acetaldehyde-CoA/alcohol dehydrogenase, translating into MAVKNEVAAQVKQTTAEEYIQTLVDKAKKAQEAFMGLDQEQTDAVVHAMALAGLDKHMYLAKLAVEETGRGVYEDKITKNIFSTEYIWHGIKYDKTVGVIEDNAYDSFQKIAEPVGIIMGITPVTNPTSTTMFKALISAKTRNPIIFGFHPSAQECSAAAAKILHDAGVKAGAPENFIQWIELPTMDKTNALMNNPDVALILATGGSAMVKAAYSCGKPALGVGPGNVPAFIEKSADIDQAVTDIILSKSFDHGMICASEQAVIIEEAIFDQVKKKMIANGCYFVNKEEAAKLTSGAMNVEKCAVNPAIVGQSAMKIAEMCGIQVPAGTKILVAELEGVGTKYPLSAEKLSPVLACYKVKNADQGIERAAQVVEFGGMGHSSAIHSNNEEVIMKFSNRLQTGRILVNSPSTHGAIGDIYNTNIPSLTLGCGSYGRNSVSQNVTAINLINVKRVNRRTVNMQWFKVPDKIYFEKGATQYLAKMPDITRVAIITDPMMVKLGYVERVEHYLRQRQTPVAIEVFSEVEPDPSTTTVEKGTAMMNRFQPDCIIALGGGSPMDAAKGMWLFYEHPDADFNGLKQKFMDIRKRVYKFPKLGNKAKFVAIPTTSGTGSEVTSFAVITDKTTANNTKYPLADYELTPDVAIIDPEFVYSLPKTAVADTGMDVLTHAIEAYVSVMASDYTDGLAIKAIQLVFQWLEKSALTGDKLAREKMHNASTLAGMAFANAFLGINHSLAHKWGGQYHTAHGRTNAILMPHVIRYNAKKPTKFASFPKYSHFVADERYAEIARILGLPARTTEEGVTSLINAIRDMNKKLGIEESFSALGFDPKDFESRVDYLADRAFEDQCTTANPKLPLVSELADVYRNAFYGRFDN; encoded by the coding sequence ATGGCAGTTAAAAACGAAGTCGCCGCCCAAGTGAAACAAACCACCGCTGAAGAATATATTCAGACTTTGGTGGATAAAGCAAAGAAAGCCCAAGAAGCGTTCATGGGCCTGGACCAAGAGCAGACTGACGCAGTCGTTCATGCAATGGCACTTGCCGGTCTCGACAAACACATGTACCTGGCGAAGCTGGCTGTTGAAGAAACAGGACGCGGCGTCTACGAAGACAAAATTACGAAGAACATCTTCTCCACTGAATATATCTGGCACGGAATCAAGTATGACAAGACAGTAGGCGTTATTGAGGATAACGCATACGACAGCTTCCAGAAGATTGCCGAACCGGTCGGAATCATCATGGGTATCACACCGGTAACCAACCCAACATCCACCACGATGTTCAAGGCATTGATTTCCGCAAAGACGCGTAATCCTATTATATTCGGTTTCCACCCTTCAGCGCAAGAGTGTAGTGCAGCCGCCGCCAAAATTCTGCATGACGCAGGTGTAAAAGCCGGTGCTCCTGAGAACTTCATCCAATGGATCGAGCTTCCTACAATGGACAAAACAAACGCACTGATGAACAATCCTGACGTTGCACTGATCCTGGCAACCGGCGGTTCGGCAATGGTTAAGGCAGCTTACAGCTGCGGCAAGCCGGCACTCGGCGTAGGTCCTGGTAACGTTCCTGCCTTCATTGAGAAGAGTGCGGATATCGATCAGGCCGTAACCGACATCATCCTGTCGAAATCCTTCGACCATGGTATGATCTGTGCTTCCGAACAGGCAGTTATTATTGAAGAAGCCATCTTCGACCAAGTGAAGAAGAAAATGATTGCGAACGGCTGCTACTTTGTAAATAAAGAAGAAGCTGCCAAGCTGACCAGCGGTGCAATGAACGTTGAGAAATGTGCGGTTAACCCGGCCATCGTCGGCCAGTCCGCAATGAAGATCGCTGAAATGTGCGGTATCCAGGTTCCTGCCGGAACGAAGATTCTGGTGGCTGAGCTTGAAGGCGTAGGTACGAAATATCCACTGTCCGCTGAGAAGCTGAGCCCGGTTCTGGCCTGCTACAAAGTGAAGAACGCTGACCAGGGTATCGAACGCGCAGCTCAGGTTGTTGAATTCGGCGGCATGGGCCACAGCTCGGCAATCCACTCGAACAACGAAGAAGTGATCATGAAGTTCTCGAACCGTCTGCAGACCGGACGTATTCTCGTCAACTCGCCATCCACACACGGCGCAATCGGCGATATTTACAACACAAATATCCCTTCACTGACACTGGGCTGCGGATCTTACGGACGCAACTCGGTATCGCAAAACGTAACAGCCATCAATCTGATTAACGTGAAAAGGGTGAACCGTCGTACCGTGAATATGCAATGGTTTAAAGTACCTGACAAGATCTACTTCGAGAAGGGCGCCACTCAGTATCTGGCCAAAATGCCTGACATTACCCGCGTAGCGATTATCACTGACCCGATGATGGTTAAACTGGGCTATGTTGAAAGAGTGGAGCACTATCTGCGTCAACGCCAGACTCCGGTAGCGATCGAAGTGTTCTCGGAAGTTGAACCGGACCCGTCGACTACCACAGTTGAAAAAGGTACTGCCATGATGAACAGATTCCAGCCGGACTGCATCATTGCACTCGGCGGCGGTTCCCCGATGGATGCTGCCAAGGGAATGTGGCTGTTCTATGAACACCCGGATGCAGACTTCAACGGTCTGAAGCAGAAGTTCATGGATATCCGCAAACGCGTATACAAATTCCCTAAGCTCGGCAACAAAGCGAAATTCGTAGCGATTCCTACAACTTCAGGTACAGGTTCGGAAGTTACCTCGTTCGCGGTTATTACAGACAAGACAACTGCAAATAATACTAAGTACCCGCTGGCTGACTATGAGCTGACTCCGGACGTAGCGATCATCGATCCTGAGTTCGTATACAGCTTACCAAAAACTGCAGTAGCTGATACAGGTATGGACGTACTGACCCATGCGATTGAAGCTTATGTATCGGTAATGGCCAGTGATTATACAGATGGTCTGGCCATCAAAGCCATTCAGCTGGTCTTCCAGTGGCTGGAGAAATCGGCACTGACCGGCGACAAGCTGGCCCGCGAGAAAATGCACAACGCATCGACACTTGCCGGTATGGCCTTCGCCAATGCCTTCCTGGGCATTAACCACAGCTTGGCGCACAAATGGGGCGGACAGTACCACACCGCACACGGCCGCACCAATGCAATCCTGATGCCGCATGTTATCCGCTACAATGCCAAGAAGCCTACGAAGTTCGCTTCGTTCCCTAAATACTCGCACTTTGTAGCTGACGAACGGTATGCTGAAATTGCACGCATCCTGGGATTGCCTGCACGGACAACTGAAGAGGGCGTAACCAGCCTGATCAATGCCATCCGTGATATGAATAAGAAACTGGGTATCGAAGAATCGTTCTCGGCTCTGGGCTTCGATCCTAAGGACTTTGAATCGCGTGTAGATTACCTGGCAGACCGTGCATTTGAAGACCAGTGCACAACTGCCAATCCGAAATTGCCGCTGGTATCTGAGCTTGCCGATGTATACCGCAACGCATTCTACGGAAGATTTGACAACTAA
- a CDS encoding extracellular solute-binding protein: protein MRKSLTLLLSLMFVSSALLAGCGDSKNNAANKESETAATNEAAATNAAATEKPVSDEPFEMTIRHTQVGADKQKRLAILEDVVGKVQTDVPGLTFKLDGVDSDVNRKEKLRGEMAAGNPPEIFDLFGSPDSKIYAKEGKLLDLTPILDELGIKDKFANLDPFTYEGKIYGLPIGGSGEGFFYNKEYYTSKGWKAPTTFAELEQQLADIKADGKVPMAGASKAGWVPLMLANHLWSRYAGPDVTAKFATGEAKWNDPNVVKGFAKYKEWVDKGYFKKGELGFEYAEYTTQFTSGEAILMYDGTWKSSVFKAGQSGEGLIGKVGFFNIPPVEGGVGDQTSLMRDVNNGYGFSAAAGEDERKLAAVKSFIKNMFNEDMQLRGLVEDGVLPAMKIDQDVLNKNITDDLMSEIVAVLNSSKSSFPAFDSLVQADVTTEISNIQIQSLIGGQTTPEKMGDALQKIQEEANAAVE from the coding sequence ATGAGAAAAAGCCTAACACTGCTGTTGTCCCTGATGTTCGTGAGCTCGGCGCTGCTGGCAGGCTGCGGAGACAGCAAAAATAATGCAGCTAACAAGGAAAGTGAGACGGCCGCGACGAATGAAGCTGCTGCAACGAATGCGGCGGCTACAGAGAAGCCGGTAAGTGATGAACCCTTTGAAATGACCATCCGCCACACGCAGGTCGGGGCAGATAAGCAGAAGCGTCTGGCGATTCTGGAGGATGTGGTCGGCAAGGTACAGACAGATGTACCCGGACTTACCTTCAAGCTGGATGGAGTGGATTCCGATGTGAACCGCAAGGAGAAGCTGCGCGGGGAAATGGCCGCCGGTAATCCGCCGGAGATCTTCGATCTGTTCGGCAGCCCGGACTCCAAAATCTATGCGAAGGAAGGCAAGCTGCTCGATCTGACCCCGATTCTCGATGAATTAGGCATCAAGGATAAATTCGCCAACCTGGACCCGTTCACCTATGAGGGTAAAATCTACGGATTGCCGATTGGCGGCTCGGGTGAAGGCTTCTTCTATAATAAAGAGTACTATACGAGCAAGGGCTGGAAGGCACCGACGACCTTCGCGGAGCTGGAACAGCAGCTGGCAGACATCAAGGCGGACGGCAAGGTGCCGATGGCTGGTGCTTCCAAGGCAGGCTGGGTACCGCTGATGCTGGCCAATCACCTCTGGTCCCGTTATGCCGGGCCGGATGTTACCGCGAAATTCGCCACAGGCGAGGCCAAGTGGAACGATCCGAATGTCGTTAAGGGCTTCGCAAAATATAAGGAGTGGGTCGATAAAGGCTACTTCAAGAAAGGCGAGCTCGGGTTCGAGTATGCGGAATATACGACCCAGTTCACCAGTGGTGAAGCCATTCTGATGTATGACGGCACCTGGAAATCCTCTGTATTCAAGGCCGGACAATCCGGTGAAGGTCTGATCGGCAAGGTCGGATTCTTCAATATTCCGCCGGTTGAGGGCGGTGTAGGCGATCAGACATCGCTGATGCGTGATGTCAACAACGGATATGGCTTCTCGGCTGCGGCAGGAGAAGATGAGCGCAAGCTGGCAGCAGTCAAATCCTTCATTAAGAATATGTTCAATGAGGATATGCAGCTACGCGGACTGGTGGAAGACGGTGTTCTGCCGGCGATGAAGATTGACCAGGATGTACTGAACAAGAACATTACGGATGATCTGATGAGCGAGATTGTTGCCGTGCTGAACAGCTCCAAGTCGTCCTTCCCGGCCTTCGACTCGCTGGTACAGGCGGATGTCACCACTGAAATCAGCAACATCCAGATTCAGAGCCTGATCGGCGGGCAGACGACTCCTGAGAAGATGGGCGATGCACTGCAGAAGATTCAGGAAGAGGCCAACGCAGCCGTTGAATAA
- a CDS encoding extracellular solute-binding protein: MRKVSSVFACLLVTGTLLSACGGNNNGNKPAANGGEASPAASQAAEESTAPSAAPADDITQRKVTIKIHYPTPDLTEVRAQEDDKIKRFQEVYPNVEIVKDDWQYNVSEIGVKMAANEAPTFFNTYATEAKFLVEKGWVADITDLWNNYEFKDQINPVLQNQFIIDGKVYGVTQKGYVTTTMINKKMLDDKGVAVPPMDWTWEDMLNTAKGVADPKKGISGIAPMGKGNEAGWNWTNFLFEAGGEIQKIEGGKVVATFNSDAGIKALDFYKKLRWEAKAVPQDWALGWGDAVGAFQQGRTAMVMAGSDGVIEQALNQGGFKPEDVLTYPMPAAEKGGKHTGVLGGDYLVINPNASKDEQEMAFRYITFDYFSDKGLEALDAIISQRKTDGKYYIPPLLDYYAADSEFGKKTKAIYDKYDIVYQYSPEIMALLDGKPEAQYNTQDYYATMSNVIQELFAKEGTDSKAQLDAAAATVQEKFFNSIKVE; the protein is encoded by the coding sequence ATGCGTAAAGTTTCCAGCGTATTCGCCTGTCTCCTGGTCACGGGAACGTTATTGTCCGCCTGCGGCGGCAATAATAACGGGAACAAGCCGGCGGCAAATGGAGGGGAGGCATCGCCTGCTGCTAGTCAGGCGGCTGAAGAGTCAACTGCTCCGTCTGCAGCACCGGCTGACGATATCACCCAGAGAAAAGTGACGATCAAAATCCACTATCCTACGCCCGACCTGACCGAGGTGAGAGCGCAGGAGGATGACAAGATCAAGCGGTTCCAGGAGGTCTATCCGAACGTTGAGATTGTCAAGGACGACTGGCAATATAATGTGAGCGAGATCGGGGTAAAGATGGCTGCGAACGAAGCGCCGACCTTCTTCAACACCTATGCTACGGAAGCGAAATTCCTGGTCGAGAAGGGCTGGGTGGCCGACATCACCGATCTGTGGAACAACTATGAGTTCAAGGACCAGATCAATCCTGTGCTGCAGAATCAGTTCATCATTGACGGCAAGGTGTATGGGGTAACGCAGAAAGGCTATGTCACCACAACGATGATCAACAAGAAGATGCTGGATGACAAAGGTGTAGCCGTTCCGCCGATGGACTGGACCTGGGAGGATATGCTGAACACAGCCAAGGGTGTGGCCGATCCTAAGAAGGGCATCTCCGGAATTGCCCCGATGGGCAAGGGGAACGAAGCCGGCTGGAACTGGACCAACTTCCTGTTCGAGGCGGGCGGGGAGATTCAGAAGATCGAAGGCGGCAAGGTAGTAGCTACCTTCAATTCTGATGCCGGGATCAAAGCGCTGGACTTCTATAAGAAGCTTAGATGGGAAGCCAAAGCGGTTCCCCAGGACTGGGCGCTCGGCTGGGGCGATGCGGTCGGTGCCTTCCAGCAGGGCCGCACCGCGATGGTGATGGCCGGCTCTGACGGCGTTATTGAACAGGCGCTCAATCAGGGAGGCTTCAAGCCGGAGGATGTGCTGACTTATCCGATGCCTGCGGCTGAGAAGGGCGGCAAGCATACCGGAGTGCTCGGCGGCGACTATCTGGTTATTAACCCGAATGCCAGCAAGGATGAGCAGGAGATGGCCTTCCGCTATATTACCTTCGACTACTTCTCGGATAAAGGGCTGGAGGCGCTCGATGCGATTATCAGCCAGCGCAAAACGGACGGCAAATACTACATCCCGCCACTGCTGGATTACTATGCTGCGGATTCCGAATTCGGCAAGAAGACCAAAGCCATCTATGACAAATACGATATCGTCTATCAGTACAGCCCGGAAATTATGGCACTGCTGGACGGTAAGCCAGAAGCCCAGTACAACACTCAGGATTACTACGCTACGATGTCCAACGTAATCCAGGAGCTGTTCGCCAAGGAAGGAACAGATTCCAAGGCCCAGCTGGATGCAGCGGCTGCAACCGTACAGGAGAAATTCTTCAATTCGATTAAGGTGGAGTAG
- the pflA gene encoding pyruvate formate-lyase-activating protein, translating into MLKGHVHSLETFGTVDGPGIRFVLFMQGCLLKCQYCHNPDTWELNEGKEMTVEDVLAEIEPYLNYYKTSGGGLTVSGGEPTLQAHFVKQLFTEVKKRWNLHTTLDTNGYNDGSKISDLLDVTDLVLLDLKHIDDEAHIKLTGKSNDRTLKLARWLSDHNRKMWVRHVYVPGIHNKEEDLRNLGRFIGTLNGVEKFEILPYHVMGIYKWKELGRAYELEGVETPSDEEVKRAYSLIEEGRLETALV; encoded by the coding sequence ATGCTTAAAGGACATGTCCACTCTTTGGAGACCTTTGGAACGGTGGATGGCCCTGGTATCCGCTTCGTGCTATTTATGCAGGGCTGCCTGCTGAAATGTCAGTATTGCCATAACCCGGATACATGGGAACTCAATGAAGGCAAGGAGATGACCGTCGAGGATGTGCTGGCGGAAATTGAACCTTACCTGAATTATTATAAAACCTCCGGCGGCGGACTTACCGTATCCGGCGGGGAACCGACACTGCAGGCGCATTTCGTCAAGCAGCTGTTCACTGAAGTGAAGAAACGCTGGAATCTGCACACCACGCTGGATACGAACGGCTACAATGACGGCTCCAAGATCAGCGATCTGCTGGATGTGACCGATCTGGTGCTGTTGGACCTGAAGCATATCGATGACGAAGCGCATATCAAGCTGACCGGCAAATCCAATGACCGCACGTTGAAGCTGGCCCGCTGGTTATCCGATCATAACCGCAAAATGTGGGTCCGCCACGTCTATGTTCCCGGCATTCATAATAAGGAAGAGGATCTGCGGAACCTGGGACGGTTCATTGGAACCTTGAACGGCGTCGAGAAGTTTGAAATCCTCCCATACCATGTCATGGGCATATACAAGTGGAAAGAACTTGGCCGGGCCTATGAATTGGAAGGAGTAGAGACACCTTCGGACGAAGAAGTGAAGCGTGCCTACAGCCTGATTGAAGAAGGCCGTCTGGAGACAGCCCTGGTCTAA
- a CDS encoding sugar ABC transporter permease produces the protein MNKALKNPLVFFLFVIPALILFVMFFIYPIFSSIYYSFTNWNGVSDTVKYTGLSNYEKALGDERFWISVKNNGWFILFSVCIQVPLIVLFSLLIANVKKLKGLYKTAVFMPSIMSTAVIGILWGFIYEPNIGLFNRILGLVGIEPLYWLSDERFAMLSILITNAWQWTGFYIVMVLAAILSIPGELDEAAAIDGATGFQRATRITLPLIVPIISVVIMLSIAGAMKAADIVIVMTKGGPAGSTEVMATYMIKYAITNFKYGYGNTIAVLIFLFTLVVTVLYQLLFARRTERIEY, from the coding sequence ATGAATAAGGCCTTAAAAAATCCCCTGGTGTTCTTTCTCTTCGTTATTCCGGCCCTGATCCTGTTCGTTATGTTCTTCATCTATCCCATCTTCAGTTCAATCTACTATAGCTTCACGAATTGGAATGGTGTATCCGATACGGTGAAATATACGGGGCTGAGCAACTACGAGAAGGCGCTGGGGGATGAGCGCTTCTGGATCTCTGTCAAAAATAACGGGTGGTTCATTCTGTTCTCTGTATGTATTCAAGTGCCGCTGATCGTCCTGTTCTCGCTGCTGATTGCCAATGTGAAGAAGCTGAAGGGGCTGTATAAGACGGCTGTGTTCATGCCTTCCATTATGTCGACCGCTGTAATCGGCATTCTGTGGGGCTTCATCTACGAGCCGAACATCGGACTATTCAACCGGATATTGGGCCTTGTCGGCATTGAGCCGCTTTACTGGCTGTCGGATGAACGGTTCGCGATGCTGTCGATCCTGATTACGAACGCCTGGCAGTGGACCGGCTTCTATATTGTAATGGTGCTGGCCGCGATCCTCTCTATTCCCGGAGAATTGGATGAAGCTGCGGCCATTGACGGGGCTACAGGATTCCAGCGCGCCACCCGTATCACCCTTCCGCTGATCGTCCCGATCATCTCAGTTGTAATTATGCTGTCCATTGCGGGAGCGATGAAGGCAGCGGATATTGTCATTGTCATGACCAAGGGCGGTCCGGCCGGTTCAACCGAGGTGATGGCCACCTATATGATCAAATATGCGATTACCAACTTCAAGTATGGGTACGGCAATACCATTGCTGTGCTGATCTTCCTGTTCACACTTGTGGTAACAGTGCTCTATCAGCTGCTCTTCGCCCGTCGAACGGAAAGGATTGAATACTGA
- the pflB gene encoding formate C-acetyltransferase produces MSVIEKEVQELKSGWRSFVKGSWSKKVDVNNFIAKNIKPYEGNEDFLVGPTNNTTELWKIISQLSKEERERGGVWDVSLDTVSTITSHAPGYIDKDKEQIVGVQTDAPFRRSIQPFGGIKMMIDATKAYGFELPQNIVDMFTNIRKTHNQGVFDAYTPEMRAVRKSGVITGLPDAYGRGRIIGDYRRIALYGIDFLIKDKKQQQTELEVDSMTEDVIRLREELSEQIRALGELKQMAAAHGMDISKPAVNFKEATQWVYFGYLAAVKEQNGAAMSLGRVSSFLDIYAQRDMEEGTLTEEQAQEIVDHFVMKLRIVKFLRTPDYNDLFSGDPTWVTESIGGMAEDGTSRVTKNSFRFLHTLYNLGPAPEPNLTVLWSEKLPENFKKFCAKVSIETSAIQYENDDVMRPYWGEDYAIACCVSPMRIGKQMQFFGARANLAKALLYAINGGKDEKSGVQVGPEFPAITSEYLDYDEVMKRFKPMMEWLAKTYVNTLNIIHYMHDKYSYERIEMALHDRDVFRTMACGIAGLSVAADSLSAIKYAKVKPIRNEEGIAVDFEIEGEFPCYGNNDDAVDSIAVGLVETFMTMIRKNKTYRDAVPTQSVLTITSNVVYGKKTGTTPDGRKKGEPFAPGANPMHGRDKKGALASLNSVAKLPYSDAQDGISNTFSIVPKALGKDEESRKSNLVFMMDGYFHNNAQHLNVNVFNREQLLDAMDHPENYPQLTIRVSGYAVNFIKLTREQQMDVINRTFHSSM; encoded by the coding sequence ATGTCGGTGATTGAAAAAGAAGTACAGGAACTGAAATCAGGTTGGAGAAGTTTTGTGAAAGGTTCTTGGTCCAAGAAAGTTGATGTTAATAACTTTATTGCTAAGAACATCAAGCCTTATGAAGGAAATGAAGATTTCCTCGTAGGTCCTACCAATAATACAACTGAACTGTGGAAGATTATCTCCCAGCTGAGCAAGGAAGAAAGAGAAAGAGGCGGCGTGTGGGATGTATCCCTCGACACAGTCTCCACCATCACTTCCCACGCTCCAGGCTACATTGACAAGGACAAGGAACAGATCGTCGGCGTTCAGACTGACGCTCCGTTCAGACGTTCCATTCAGCCTTTCGGCGGAATCAAGATGATGATCGATGCCACTAAGGCATACGGCTTCGAGCTTCCGCAGAATATCGTTGATATGTTCACGAACATCCGCAAAACGCATAACCAAGGCGTATTTGATGCATATACACCAGAAATGAGAGCTGTGCGCAAATCCGGCGTAATCACTGGCCTTCCTGACGCTTACGGCCGCGGACGCATCATCGGCGACTACCGCCGCATTGCTCTGTACGGTATCGATTTCCTGATCAAAGACAAGAAACAGCAACAGACTGAGCTTGAAGTAGACTCCATGACAGAAGACGTGATCCGCCTGCGTGAAGAGCTGTCCGAGCAGATCCGTGCTCTGGGCGAACTGAAACAGATGGCTGCTGCTCACGGAATGGACATCTCCAAGCCGGCTGTGAACTTCAAAGAAGCTACACAATGGGTATACTTCGGTTATCTGGCAGCAGTTAAAGAGCAGAACGGTGCGGCAATGTCCCTTGGACGCGTATCCTCCTTCCTTGATATCTATGCACAACGCGATATGGAAGAAGGCACTCTTACTGAAGAACAGGCACAGGAAATCGTTGACCACTTCGTAATGAAGCTGCGCATCGTGAAGTTCCTGCGTACACCTGACTATAACGACCTGTTCTCCGGTGACCCGACTTGGGTAACTGAATCCATCGGGGGTATGGCTGAAGACGGAACTTCCCGTGTAACGAAGAACAGCTTCCGCTTCCTGCACACTCTGTACAACCTGGGACCTGCACCAGAGCCGAACCTGACTGTACTGTGGTCCGAGAAGCTGCCTGAGAACTTCAAGAAATTCTGTGCCAAGGTATCCATTGAGACCAGCGCGATCCAATATGAGAACGATGATGTAATGCGTCCATATTGGGGTGAAGATTATGCAATTGCCTGCTGCGTATCCCCAATGCGCATCGGTAAGCAAATGCAGTTCTTCGGAGCCCGTGCCAACCTGGCCAAAGCTCTGCTGTATGCAATTAACGGCGGTAAGGATGAGAAATCCGGCGTTCAGGTTGGTCCTGAATTCCCTGCAATCACTTCCGAATACCTAGATTACGATGAAGTTATGAAACGCTTCAAACCAATGATGGAATGGCTGGCTAAGACTTATGTCAATACGCTGAACATCATTCACTATATGCATGACAAGTATTCCTACGAACGTATCGAAATGGCGCTGCATGACCGTGACGTTTTCCGTACAATGGCTTGCGGTATCGCCGGTCTGTCCGTTGCTGCCGACTCCCTGAGCGCTATCAAATACGCTAAGGTTAAGCCGATCCGCAACGAAGAAGGTATTGCAGTTGACTTCGAAATTGAAGGTGAGTTCCCTTGCTACGGTAACAACGATGACGCTGTTGACAGCATCGCAGTTGGACTGGTTGAAACCTTCATGACCATGATTCGCAAGAACAAAACTTACCGTGATGCTGTACCGACTCAATCTGTACTGACCATCACTTCCAACGTGGTATATGGTAAGAAGACTGGTACTACTCCTGACGGACGTAAGAAGGGTGAACCGTTCGCTCCTGGTGCGAACCCAATGCACGGCCGCGACAAGAAGGGCGCACTGGCATCCCTGAACTCTGTTGCCAAACTGCCTTACTCCGATGCTCAAGACGGTATCTCCAACACCTTCTCCATTGTGCCTAAGGCCCTGGGTAAGGATGAAGAGTCCCGTAAGTCTAACCTGGTATTCATGATGGACGGATACTTCCACAATAACGCTCAGCACTTGAACGTTAACGTATTTAACCGTGAGCAGCTGCTTGATGCTATGGATCATCCTGAGAACTACCCGCAATTGACCATCCGTGTATCGGGCTATGCGGTTAACTTCATCAAGCTGACCCGTGAACAACAGATGGACGTTATCAACCGTACCTTCCACAGCTCCATGTAA
- a CDS encoding carbohydrate ABC transporter permease — translation MKSADRGILSEHDLKKTGNRVAYGIMVLGILLMVFSMLYPILMTMFNGLKSNVEVNSFPPHFFPQEWHFSNLKDALGYINLAMFLRNTLYIFLGNMVVTLIVLGLAAFSISRMNVPYRRAFYFFFLMTLFIPATSYMIPNFVNLKELGLLNQYAAFWLPAGANTFFFLLLKNFFDGIHPEILEAARIDGASEPRSFFSIAVPLSVPIFATLAIFIFSTAWNDWFWPSLVMHSEDKYTLATAIYKYVINVKALNTNIKFAILFLVSLPPILVFLVFQRFIMRGVSLSAVKG, via the coding sequence ATGAAGAGCGCAGACAGAGGCATTCTCTCGGAGCATGACCTGAAGAAGACCGGCAACAGGGTGGCATACGGAATAATGGTGCTGGGCATTCTGCTGATGGTCTTCAGCATGCTGTACCCTATTCTCATGACGATGTTTAACGGATTGAAATCGAACGTGGAGGTCAATTCCTTTCCGCCGCATTTCTTCCCGCAGGAATGGCATTTCAGTAATCTGAAGGACGCGCTCGGGTATATCAATCTGGCGATGTTCCTGCGGAATACACTGTATATTTTCCTGGGCAATATGGTTGTTACCCTGATTGTGCTCGGGCTGGCCGCCTTCAGCATCTCCCGGATGAACGTGCCGTACCGCAGGGCCTTCTATTTCTTCTTCCTGATGACGCTGTTCATTCCGGCTACGAGCTACATGATTCCGAACTTTGTCAATCTGAAGGAGCTTGGCCTGCTCAATCAGTATGCGGCCTTCTGGCTGCCGGCAGGTGCGAACACCTTCTTCTTCCTGCTGCTTAAGAACTTCTTCGACGGGATTCATCCCGAGATTCTGGAAGCGGCGCGGATCGACGGAGCCTCGGAGCCGAGAAGCTTCTTCAGTATTGCGGTTCCGCTGTCGGTGCCGATTTTTGCCACACTGGCGATCTTCATCTTCTCCACCGCCTGGAATGACTGGTTCTGGCCGTCGCTCGTTATGCACAGTGAGGATAAGTATACGCTCGCTACCGCTATTTATAAGTATGTTATTAATGTAAAAGCGCTGAATACGAACATCAAATTCGCCATTCTGTTCCTGGTGTCGCTGCCGCCGATTCTGGTGTTCCTGGTGTTCCAGCGGTTCATTATGCGCGGGGTTTCGCTGTCGGCAGTCAAGGGCTAG